The Bdellovibrio bacteriovorus genomic interval GATTTGCCCAACCGTGGAAGTTTTGTCCAGACCAACCGTTAGAGTTGTTAGGAATTGCTTTAGAAGAAACCGTGGAACGGGGGCTGTTTTCAGGTGAAGACACCCAAGCAAACAAGGCCAATCCGTCGAACTTACGTTTTGTCATAGTTTCGGCGAAGAACACACGCGCCGGCTCGTTTTTCACAAGAACTTCGATGCCCGCTTGTTTCCATTGATTTTGCAAATAAACCTGAACCAACTCACGAGTTTTATTTCCCGCTGTTGTTTGGAATACCAAAGAAAGACGTTTGCCATCTTTTGCGCGGTATCCATCAGCACCCATTTTCCAGCCAGCTTCATCCAAAAGTTTACCGGCTTCACGCTTAGAATAGCGGTACACTGTGACCACTTTAGGATCTGCCGTGAACCAAGGATCTTTCGGAGACAGGTTGTGAATCGCCACTTGTTGTTTGCCTTCGAAAAGAGCTTTTACCAAGTCATCGCGATTGATGGAGTAAAGAAGAGCTTTACGTACACGCACATCTTTAAGAATCGGGTTGTCCAATTTAAGGTCGATGTGTTCGTAAGTCACGGACGGAACGAAGTGAACGTCATAAGGAAGGTTTTCTGTTTTAGCTTTCTTTTCAAAAGCCAAAGCCTGGTCGAAATCCAAACCCAAAGTAGAGATCATATCGATCGTGCCCGAACGAAGATTCGCTTCCATTGTTCCTGTATTAGGAATCAACTTCACGATGATTTTTTTGATCTGAGGTTGTTTGCCATAAAAATGAGGATTTGGAGCAAACGCCACGTGCGATCCCAATTTCACTTCAGAAATCACGTAGGGTCCGTTGTAAAGACCTGGGTTTGTCGCGTTACGAACATAGTTTGAGTTCTTTTCGTAGCCCTCTTTTTGTTTTCCGTACTTATCAAAAACCGGCTTTTCGATATGAGTAGGAACCGGGAAGAACTGAGCTAATTGATAGAAATCCCATTTCGCCTTGTCGTATTTGAACGTACATTTCTTAGGATTTTTTGGATCAATGTCGATTTTTTCAACTTGCGTCCAATTTTCTTTTTCACCAACGCTGACGTTGTTGCTAGTGGCGATTGTGTGAGCTGTGATGAAGTCTTGGCAGATAACGGGTTTTCCATCACCCCATTTTGCACTCTCAAGAATCTCCCAAGTCGCAACAACTTTCTTTTTACCACCGTCATCGACGATCTTAGCCGTGCCCTTGTCCAAAGAAGGAATTTCTTTAGCCAATTGAGCGACCCATTTACCTTCTGGTGTCAGGTTCACTAAAGAGCGGCCTACCAAACGGTACATGTAAGCAGAAGCCGACATGGTCATGATCAACGGATTCATCGTCTCAAATTCTTGAGAGATTCCGATTTTAAGCTCATTGTTAGATGGAGCAGCCAAGGCCTGACTTGTAAAGCCAACACCTGCTACCAGCATGAGTCCTTTCGCTAACTTATTCAACATACGTACTCCTTGTTGATTAAAATAATTCCCAAAAATTATTATTTTGCCGTCGTCAACCAACACGCCTTTTGATGCGTGCCTTCGCCCTCTAAAACTGGAATCTGTGAAGCACAGACATCCATCTTATGTGGGCAGCGCGGATGGAAAGTACAACCCGATGGTGGGTTGATCGGACTTGGAACTTCTCCACCCAAAGATTTCTTCATGACTTTTTTACCGTGACCTACGCGAGGAATCGCACTGATCAAAGCTTGCGTGTAAGGATGTTTGGGATTGCTGAAAAGCTCGTCGCGGGAAGCGATTTCCACGATTTTACCCAAGTACATCACCGCAATACGATCGCAAGTGTGTTCGATCACAGAAAGATCATGAGAGATAAAGATATAAGTCAGGTTTAATTTCTCTTGAAGGTCCTTCAGAAGATTCAAAATCTGCGCTTGGATCGAAACATCCAAGGCGCTGACAGGCTCGTCACAGATGATAAGTTCGGGATTCAAGGCGATGGCACGGGCGATACTGATACGCTGACGTTGGCCCCCTGAAAACTCATGCGGGTAACGATTGACGTGGGCTTTGCGAAGTCCCACAAGTTCAATCAATTCCAAAACACGGGCATTGCGTTCCGCCGGTGTCCCCACGTCGTGGATGTCCATCGGCTGACGAATGATTTGTCCTACGGTCATGCGTGGATCCAACGATGCATACGGATCTTGGAAAATCATCTGCATGTTTTTACGTTTTTTACGAAGAGCTTCGCCTTTTAAAGTTAAAAAGTCTTGCCCGTCAAAACTGATCGCACCACCTGTGGGCTCATAAAGACGAATCAAGGTGCGACCTAATGTGGATTTTCCACAGCCAGATTCGCCAACAAGACCTAAAGTTTCACCTTTACGAACATAAAGGGACACATCGTCGACAGCTTTTACGCTAGCCACTTCACGCAGCAAAAGACCTTTGCGGATCGGGAAGTGCTTTTTAATGTTCTTTGCATCAAGAATGATATCGCTCATTTTCTTCCCCGCAATTAAAGTGGATTAAAACAAGCCACATTGTGACCCGGTTTGATTTCCACCAATGGTGGTTTATTCGCCGTGCATTCACCTTTAGCGCGAGTGCATCTGTTTACAAACGGACAGCCGCGCGGAAGATCAAAAGGAGCTGGCACGCTGCCTTCGATAGTATTCAGACGTTTCACTCTTTCGCCGAATTTAGGACGGGAAGAGATCAAGGCTGCTGTATAGGGGTGGCGAGGGTTTAAGAAAAGTTCTTGGGTTTCAGATTGCTCGCATGTTTGTCCGCCGTACATAACTAAAACGCGGTCGGAAATTTCAGAAATCACTCCCAGATCATGGGTGATGAACTGAACGGTCATATTGAATTTAGCTTGGAGGGTTTGAATCAGCTCCAGAATCTGCGCTTGAATTGTTACGTCCAAAGCCGTCGTTGGCTCATCGGCAATCAAGAATGTAGGATCGCAAGAAAGAGCCATGGCGATCATCGCTCTTTGTCTCATACCGCCTGAAAGTTGGTGAGGGTAGGCGGTATAGCGCTCTTCGGGGGAAGGAATGCCGACCAAGCGAAGCATTTCAATCGCACGCTCTTTTGATTCTTTCGGAGAACACTTTTTGTGTTTCATAATTTGTTCATCCATCTGATAGCCGATGGTAAGAACGGGGTTTAAAGCTGTCATGGGCTCTTGAAAGATCATGGCCATTTCACCGCCACGAACTTCAGACATTGCGCCTTCAGAAAGTTTTAAAAGATCGCGGCCATTTAACAGAACCTGGCCCCCGGAAACTTGTCCCGGTTTTTCAATCAAACGCATCAAAGAATAAGACGTGACGGATTTACCACTTCCGGATTCGCCCACGATGCCCAGAGTCTGTCCTTTTTGGATGGAATAACTGATGTTATTCACCGCGCGCACAGGTCCGGCGTTGGTGTGAAAGGTCGTTTCTAAGTTTTTAACTTCAAGTACTGGAGTTTGCACCGTCACATGTCCTTCTTAAAGAAAGCGTCGAGTTTCTAATTCTTCCAAAATGGAAAGGCTGCCTTTTTTGAACGCCTTGCCGATAATTCCCGTGAGTTTATCACTAAAACTCTCATGATGTTCGTACTTTACTTTAACTATTTGATGCTGTTGTGAAAGATCGAGCAAATAATCGTCGCTGGTGCGGATTTCATCAACCAAACCCTTCGCGATAGCCTGTTCACCGTACCAATATTCGCCAGTCGCGACCTCATTCAAATTGAGATTCGGGCGGGATTTATGAACGAAGTTCTTAAACAAAACGTGAGTATCCTCAAGTTGTTCTTTAAATTTTTCTTCACCCTTGGGAGTGATTTCTCCTAAAAGGCTGACCGTGCGTTTGTATTCGCCCGCTGTGTATTCTTTGAAATCCACGTCGTGCTTTTTAAGAACGCGGTGAAGATTTGGAACTTGGGCGACAACGCCGATAGAGCCCACGATCGCAAACGGCGCACAAAGAATTTTGTTCGCCGTGCAAGACATTAGGTAGCCGCCGCTTGCCGCGACTTTGTCCACACAGATTGTCAGAGGAATTTGTTTTTCACGGATACGCAAAAGTTGAGAAGCCGCCAGTCCATAGCCATGAACAACGCCTCCAGGACTTTCCACGCGAACCACGACTTCGTCTTTGGGCGTGGCAATTGTCAGGATGGCAGTTACTTCTTCGCGCAGGTTTTCAACCGCTGAAGCTTTCACATCGCCTTCGAAATCAATCAGGAAGATTTTCTTTTCTTGATCGCGGGATTTGTTTTCAGAACTCTTCTTTTCTTCTTTAAGTTTTTTACGCAACTCTTTGCGTTCGTTTTTAGTTAAAGTTTGCGCTTTAAGAAGGGTTTTAAAATTTTTGTATTTCTTGTGAAGAAGTTCGACTTGAATTTCGTTTTTATGACCGGCCTTCGCCGCGACCATGGCGATCACCAAAATGACGGCGATGATGGCAAAAAGAATCAAAAATGTCTGCGCTGCGAAAATACCAATGTGTTCTAATGCGTTCATGAGGCTCCTTCGAACAAGGGCTTACGTTATTCAGGAATTGGCCAAAGGTCGAGCATCTTTTTTGTTTGCTCAAAAAAATTCTGGGAGCCTGATAAGCTGGTGCCAAGATGATCCATTCACGCGCGTTTTTCATCAGCATTGTTGTAGCTCTTTTTTGTGCCAATTCGTGGGCGCAAAATGCTGAAATTGAACGCCTTTCCGGTTTTGCTCAGCATCAAAAAAATCTCGATCAATTCGACGTCGCTCGTAGCAAAGGGGAACGTGCTCATCTCGAAGAAGAAGAACAGTGGGAGAACCAAAAACTGCGCGCCCTCGATGATTACAAAAAACGTAAATCGAGCGTGAAGATGAGTGAGGATGGCGCGGAAGCTCAAGCTGATGCGGCTGCTAAGAAAAAAGTGGCGCAGGAATATGAAAATTCTCGCGAACAGTATGCCGCTCAAAAATCAAAGCTTACAGCGATGGACCGACAAGCTCTTCATTTGCCCACCGAGGCTACAGAGTTAGGACTCGATGAATTGCGTCCGCGCTATGATTATCGCAAGCGTGCGATGTTTGGTGCTCAGACGAAGTTTGCTCGTCCTGGTTCTTCTTCAAGTTCAGGTGGAAGCAGTGGATTTGGTGGGGGAGGAGGCTCTTCATTCCCACCACCGCCTACGTTTGATGATTTCGGGGGAGGAGACGGAGGTTACGTTCCGGCTCCCAATATGTCTGATGATTTCGGTGATGTTCCGCCACCGCCGCCGCCGCCACCTCCAGGATTTGGAGATGATTTTGGAGGCTTCCAAGGTGGATCTGACTTCCCACCGCCACCGCCTCCACCGCCGCCTTTTGGTGATGAAGGTGGAGAATTCTAACTTTCTTTAATGAGTTCCTCTGTTGAAAGACCGGAGAACTCTTTGATGCCTCGCATGAGATACCAAAAGATTCCCAAGAGGAAAATAATAGAAGGAACCATGATGATGGCCATCGACCACGTCGTCATCTCTGCAATTTGATCGTTGAGCACTAAGGACTGTGCTTCCGATGACAAGTTTGAATCGATATTAATGAAAATACGTCGTGCCAGTACGAAGTTGCAAACCGCACTGAATGCGAAAGAAAGAGAAAGCCATATAGTCGCCTTTCTCATGTGATCGTGAAATTCGACCTGCTTGCCATGTTCTTTCAAACGGTCTTCCAGCAGATCTACTTTCATGATCGAGGGATTTAAAAACAAAGTCTCGATAAACGGGCGCTTCGTGAAAGCGGAACCCAAAACGAAAAGTCCCACGAGCGCTGGAAAGGCCGCCTCTTTAACGGCAAACCAGAATCCGTGCAGACCCAATAAAGCCAGGCCCCCTGTGAGAAGGACATTGAGAAGTCCTAGCGCCGAAAACGCATTGGCTTTTTTGCGCTTGATTAAATCATAGGCGCCGTATCCTAAAGGAAACGCCAGAGCTAAGATCAATGCCCAAAAGGGGCCGATGAATTTGCTTAATTTATTTAAAATTAAAACAGGAAGTACGATATTGAAAACGAGGTTCAAAAGCCCGTTTTCCTTTGGCGGATTTTCTTGGACAGATTGCATCCCAGCATAGTTGTCGGCTTATCTAAAAAAGGCAAGCTGCGCTGTGCGTAGAAATGCAAATTAGCACAGGGTCTACATAATCCGCAGAAATGGACTAACATGGGCTATGCCTGAATTAGCCGAAGTCGAAACAGTCCGTCGTCGCATCGAAGAGCAGCTTAAGAAAAAGAAAATCAAAGAAATCACTTTGGATAAAAGTGACCGGCACTTTTTCGCTTTTGCTCCCGTCAAAGAAGTCGAAAAAGCTTTGGTCGGTGCACGTATCACTGGGGCAGGTCGCAAGGGAAAGTATTTTTGGATCGAGCTGGATCGTAAACCCTGGCCGCTGATCCATTTAGGAATGAGTGGAAATACCACATTCTTAAATCCAAAGATCAAAGGATCATCTCACGAACATACCTGGGGAGGAGCGCAGCTTTGGAAAGAGCGCGATAAAAAACTTATTGAAAAACTTTGGTTCAGTCGACTGCTTTTACATCTAGAAGGTGGAGTTGAAATGTCCATCGTCGATCCACGTCGTTTCGGTCGTATGTGGTTGACGGAGGATCCGTGGACTCATCCACGCATTAAAAAGTTAGGCTATGATCCACTTTTAGATTTTCCTTCGGTGAAAGTGCTTTCCGAAAAACTAAAGAAAAGAAAAAAGGCGATTAAAGCTGTTCTATTGGATCAATCTCTCTTCGCCGGCATCGGCAATTGGCTCGCCGACGAGATCTTATATCAATCAAGAATTTCTCCACATCATCTGGCTTCGCAATTGACGCCGGCTCAAATAAAAAAACTGCACCAACAAACGCTCGCCGTCGTCAAAAAAGCCGTCGCCGTGGACGCAGACTACGAAAGATACCCTAAAACCTGGCTTTTCCACGAACGCTGGGGAAAAGCTAAAAACGCGAAAACTTCCAAAGGAAAAATCATGCATGAAGAAGTCGGCGGCCGCACCACCGCCTGGGTCCCAGGCTGGCAGAAATAAACAAAAGGTGCCGTGTTAAAGGTTGATCAAAGTCTAAGACTCGTCATTGCTTCGCGCTGCGACTGGTCAATTTCTGGAAATGCACTATTATAAGAGCATTGCCACAAGGTGGGTGCTCAAATGCCAGAACTTCCCGAGGTCGAAGTCGTTCGCCGCGGATTAGAAAAAATCCTTAAAGATGAACCCGTTTTAGAAAAGATCGAGTTGAAAAGACCCGATTTGCGCGAGCCTATTCCTGCTAAAAAATTAAGCACTTTGGTTGGGGAAAAACTTTTATCCGTAGAAAGAAGAGCGAAATATCTTCTGCTTTGGACGAAAAAAGGCGCGATGCTTTCACATTTAGGAATGACGGGGACGTGGCGCGTGGCTCCTCCCGGAGACGAGCGGTTGCACGATCATATCTATCTTCATTTTTCTGGAAATCTGCGTTTGGCTTACCGGGATCCGCGGCGATTTGGTTATTTTGATTTTGTGCAAAATCCCTTGGAACACCCGAAATTAAAGGGTTTGGGGCCAGAGCCCTTAACCAAAAACTTTAGCGGCAAAGAACTTTGGGAAAGTCTGCGCGGTAAAGAAGTCGCCATCAAAGTCGCGATCATGGATCAAAAGATCGTCGTAGGGGTGGGGAATATCTATGCCAGCGAAGCCTTGTTTGCGGCGGGAATTAAGCCCACTTTATCGGCGCAAAAGCTGTCACGGGAGCGTGCGGACGTGCTTGCAAAAGAGATTAAAAAAATTTTATCTCGGTCCATCGAACTCGGTGGATCCTCGATCAGTGACTTTGCTCAAGCCAGTGGAGAGAGCGGTTACTTCCAATCAACTTTCAGAGTGTACGATCGCGCGAAACAGCCGTGTGTGACTTGCGGGCAACAGGTGAAATCCAAAGTTTTGGGCGGAAGAAATACGTTCTGGTGTTCAACTTGCCAAAAATAATTTTAAAAATTCGTTTGCTATCCGGCGGCACTTTTGTGTAATTTGGTCCTTAGTCGAGTTTTAAAACAAAAATGCGGACCGTCTCGAAACGTTAAAGAACGTGGCTGAGTGGAATGCACAAATTAATAAACGAAGGGACAACAACAATGAAAGCAATCGTTATCGCTGCTTTGCTAGCACTTTCTTTCACAACTGGTTTCACTTGCTCTAAAAACCAACCTGCTGAGCAAGCACCTGCAACTACTGAAACAGCTCCTGCTACTGAAGCAGCTCCAGCTGAAGGTACTCCTGCAGCTACTACTGAAGCAGCTCCTGCTACTACAGAGACTGCTCCTGCAGCTCCTGCTGGCGAAACTAAGTAATTTTAGCCTTCGGGCAAAAATAGCTTAGAGCTACAAACGAAGCCCTCGAAAGAGGGCTTTTGTTTTTTCTCAGACTCTTCCTCATATTTTTTCTACCTTCCGTATATATAGACAAGCGTCTGAACCGCTTGCACATACTCACATTCCAGAGTCTAATTACTGTGTATCAATTTAAAGGATTAAAGGAGATACATCGTGGATTCTATCAACTCTCTTTATGGGTTTTTCTTAGAGAGCTGCACATGGGCCTGGGTTTTGGGCTCCGTCGCTCTTTTGTTGTTTGTCGGGTTCTTTGGCAGCCCGCTGATCGTGTGGACGATCGCGCTTGCAGCGATCTTGTTCGGTTTCGGAGCTCCAACATGGTTGTGGATTGTGTTCGCTGTTTTGGCAGTGATCTTCAACATTCCACCAATTCGCGCGGCCCTGGTGACTTCGGGCGTGTTTGGCATCTTCAAGAAATTTGAATTCTTGCCAAAAATTTCTGACACAGAAAAAGCGGCATTGGATGCCGGTGTGGTGTGGGTAGAAAAAGATCTTTTCTCTGGTAAACCTAACTTCACGAGCTTGATGAATGAGCCTTATCCAAGTTTGACGGCTGAAGAAAAAGCTTTCATGGACGGCCCCGTGAACACGCTTTGTGCGATGATCGATCACTGGCAAATCTATAAGACAAAAGAAATTCCACAAGATATCTGGGATTACATCCGTAAAGAAAAATTCTTGGGCATGATTGTTCCGAAAGAGTACGGCGGTTTGGGCTTCTCGGCTCTTTGCCATTCTGAAGTGATTATGAAACTTTCTTCGCGCTCTATTTCGGTCGCGATCCAAGTGATGGTTCCAAACTCTTTGGGCCCTGCAGAGCTTCTTGCTCACTACGGGACTGACAAACAAAAAGACTACTGGTTGCCTCGTTTGGCTGATGGCCGCGAGATTCCTTGCTTCGGTTTGACAGAACCCACAGCGGGTTCGGATGCCGGTGCGATCACATCAACAGGTATTTTATTTAAAGACACTGACGGTAAAATTAAGATCAAATTGAACTGGAATAAACGTTGGATCACTCTAGCGGCGATTTCTTCAGTGATTGGTTTGGCATTCCGTCTTCGTGACCCGGAAAATCTTTTGGGTAAAGGCGAGGACGTAGGTATCACTTGTGCCTTGATTCCTTCTAAAACTCCAGGTGTTGTTCTGGGCCGTCGTCACGATCCATTGAACACTCCGTTCTACAACTGTCCTACGCAAGGTAAAGATGTTGTCGTCGATGCTGAAGAAGCTATCGTCGGCGGTCTTGGTGGGGCCGGTCGTGGTTGGATGATGTTGATGGAGTGTTTGGCTGCAGGTCGCGGTATCTCATTGCCAGCTCAAGCAACAGGCGGCGCAAAACTTGCGACTCGCGTGACGTCAGCTCACTCTGTGGTTCGTCGTCAGTTCGGTGTTTCTATCGGTAAATTTGAAGGTGTTGAAGAACCTTTGGCTCGTATCGGTGCTTCGACATACGCTCTAGAAGCGATGAGAATCTACACTTTGGGTGCTCTTGATAAAGGTATCAAGCCAGGTGTGATCACAGCGATGCAAAAATACTATTCTACTGAGATGGGCCGTAAGTCGATCAACGACGCGATGGACATCATGGGTGGTGCGGGTATCTCTATGGGACCTCGCAACGTTTTGGCTGAAATCTATATCGCGACTCCAATCGGTATCACGGTTGAAGGTGCGAACATCATGACTCGTACTTTGATCATCTTCGGTCAAGGGGCTCTTCGTGCGCATCCATTTGCTTACGCAGAAGTAAAAGCTTATGAAGCAAATGATTTGAAAGCGTTTGATAAAGCCTTCTTCGGTCACATTGGTCACATCGTACGCAACACCTGCCGTGCGATCCTTCTTTCATTGTCTCGTGGTTACTTGGCAGCAACTCCAGACTGTCATCCACAAATGAAAATCTACTTCCGTCGTCTTTCTTGGACTTCGGCAACATACGCATTGCTTGCTGACGTAGCGATGGGCGTATTGGGTGGATCTTTGAAAATGAGAGAGAAAATCACGGGTCGTTTTGCGGATATCTTGGCAAATATGTATATCGCGACTTCGATCCTTCGTCGTTTCGAAGCAGAAGGTCGTCGTGAAGAGGATCTGGCTTTCGTTCACTACAACTTGAAATACAACATGGCTGAAATCCAAAAAGGTTTCGATGGTATCTTTGACAACTTGAAGATCCCTGGCCTTCGTTGGTTCTTCAAAGGTTGGATCGGTGCTTGGTCTCGTATCAACTCTATCGGTTCACAAGCTTCTGACGGTTGGTCCCACGCGATTGCTTCAGCGATGATGAAAGAAGGCGGCATCCGTGATCGTTTGACAGCGGGTATCTATATGCCAACAAATCGCAATGATCAGTTGGGTCGCCTTGAGTATGCAATGTCTGTGACTTTGCAAGCGGAAGCAGCAGAAAAGAAAATCAAAAAAGCCATCCGTGATGGAGCTCTTCCTAAGAAGAAGGCGCATCTATTGTTGGACGAAGCTAAAGGTAAGAATATTATTACTGAAGCTGAGTATAAACTTATGCAGGAAGCCGAGCCAGTTCGTTATGACGCTATCCTGGTGGATGACTTCTCAGAAGAACAATACCACGCAAATAAAGTTCTTTAATCTAGGACTTTGAATTGTGAGTGAAGCCCCGGCCTATTGGTTCGGGGCTTTTTCTTTTTTCGTGGCTGGGTTGGGCTTCGGGCGGGGCTTTGCGTGGGAAGGTATTTGTGGATATTTACTTTCGGGCGGCACGCCATCCGGGCTCATTGCCGCCGCACTTCGTGCGGTTCGCGCATCCATGCGCCGGCAAAGGCCTTTCTTCAGTAAATCTCCACAAATACCTTCCCACGCAAAACTGCTCGAATTTCCAATTCATCGTCTAAAAGGAAACAGCTTTGAACGGGTGTTTTAAAATAGAGAGTTTGAATGAAGAATGTTGGTGGATCTTTTCTTTTGAATCACCAAGATGGTTTTTCGTTGGGAGTGGGGTCCTGCAGACGGCAGATTTTTGGGATGGCTAGTGATTTTTTTGAGCGCCTGGAGGGGGGCGCTCTTTTTTTTAGCGGCGGCCAAAGGGTCTGCGGGATTTTGTTGTTAGCAGACGTTTTATCAATCCGTCGTCGTCTTCATCTGCTATTTCGCCGATGATTTCTTCAAGGATGTCTTCCATGGTTATGATGCCTACGACCGTGTCTTTGTCGTAGACAAGGGCCATGTGACTTTTCTTTTCTTGCATCAGTTTTAGTGCCTTGAGGGCGTCGTCGCCTTCGGCTACTTTGAGGATCGGTCTTACTATGGACGGCCAGTTGGTGTCGCCGCTACCGATATAGGTGATGAATTCTTTTGTGTGTAACAGACCTAGTGGGACGCCGGCCTCATTCACTACCGGAAGTCTTGTATGGCCAGAGCCTACGGCCAGAGTTAAGACCTCTGAGACGGGTAGATCCACGGAGACTTTTACGGTGTTTTCCCAATCAACCATCATATCTTCGGCTTGTTTGGCTTCGATATTCACGAGGTTGATCACGAACTGTCTGTGAGTTTTTGATAGCGAGTCGATGCTAATCGAAGTTTCTTCTGTCGGAGAAGGCTCTGCTAAAGCACCGCGCGCCGCTTTCTTTTGGAAAATGCGCACGATCGCGTGGGTCATATTTTCTAAAAGGTTCACGACGGGTGAAAGAACCTTATCGAAAGTGAAAAGGCCTTTTGCCGAGATCAACGCGATTTTTTTTGAGTTCTTTAAAGCCAAGCTTTTCGGCACGAGTTCGCCGATCACAACACTCGCGACAGTGATTGGAATAACCACGATCAAGATTGAAAGAGCTTCGGCAAAGTCCTCACTGATTCCGAAACGGCGTTCGAAAATAGGTGACAGAGATTCTTCAGCCCCCGCTCCGCCGACCGCCGCAGAGATGGCGCCGACCAGGGTGATCCCGATTTGCAGAACGGAAAGCGTTCTTTCAGGAGTGAGACGCAGGCGAAGTATCAAACTTGCGTTGGAGTCGCCTTTGTCGGCGAGCTTTCTTAATTCAACGCGGTTGACGCTGACGAAAGCCATCTCCACCGCAGAAAATACAGCATTCAGCGCTAGGCACACTAGCACTACTATAAATTCGATCATGGGGAGATCTCCGGTTTTAATAGAGAAAGAAATACTTTATAGGTCGGGTAAGGGTCAGGATCCATAGATTGAAAATAACGATATCAAATATAGCAGGGCTCTAGCTAAGTTATTTGCGCTGCGTTAATGAAATGTGGACATTCTAATTGCCTTTTATGTCGCTCCTAGGCAGAAGAAGCGGCACAGCAACTGTACATTCTTAATGACTTAGGGGGTCCCATGAAAATGATGACGATTGTTTTCTCTCTTCTTCTTTCATCCACAGCTTTTGCCACGTGGGCCGAAGACTTTGAACTTCTTAAAGATGTGCCTCGTAGTTACGAAGATTCCGGATCTATCTGTGAAGAAGTCGCGCGCATTGAAGTACAACG includes:
- the sohB gene encoding protease SohB; protein product: MNALEHIGIFAAQTFLILFAIIAVILVIAMVAAKAGHKNEIQVELLHKKYKNFKTLLKAQTLTKNERKELRKKLKEEKKSSENKSRDQEKKIFLIDFEGDVKASAVENLREEVTAILTIATPKDEVVVRVESPGGVVHGYGLAASQLLRIREKQIPLTICVDKVAASGGYLMSCTANKILCAPFAIVGSIGVVAQVPNLHRVLKKHDVDFKEYTAGEYKRTVSLLGEITPKGEEKFKEQLEDTHVLFKNFVHKSRPNLNLNEVATGEYWYGEQAIAKGLVDEIRTSDDYLLDLSQQHQIVKVKYEHHESFSDKLTGIIGKAFKKGSLSILEELETRRFL
- a CDS encoding peptide ABC transporter substrate-binding protein → MLNKLAKGLMLVAGVGFTSQALAAPSNNELKIGISQEFETMNPLIMTMSASAYMYRLVGRSLVNLTPEGKWVAQLAKEIPSLDKGTAKIVDDGGKKKVVATWEILESAKWGDGKPVICQDFITAHTIATSNNVSVGEKENWTQVEKIDIDPKNPKKCTFKYDKAKWDFYQLAQFFPVPTHIEKPVFDKYGKQKEGYEKNSNYVRNATNPGLYNGPYVISEVKLGSHVAFAPNPHFYGKQPQIKKIIVKLIPNTGTMEANLRSGTIDMISTLGLDFDQALAFEKKAKTENLPYDVHFVPSVTYEHIDLKLDNPILKDVRVRKALLYSINRDDLVKALFEGKQQVAIHNLSPKDPWFTADPKVVTVYRYSKREAGKLLDEAGWKMGADGYRAKDGKRLSLVFQTTAGNKTRELVQVYLQNQWKQAGIEVLVKNEPARVFFAETMTKRKFDGLALFAWVSSPENSPRSTVSSKAIPNNSNGWSGQNFHGWANPAVDKNLDALDVEFNPQKRVTLVHDILKAYTMDVPVLPLYYRSDISVTPKNLKNYKMSGHQFYETNNVEDWSLN
- a CDS encoding VC0807 family protein, with amino-acid sequence MNLVFNIVLPVLILNKLSKFIGPFWALILALAFPLGYGAYDLIKRKKANAFSALGLLNVLLTGGLALLGLHGFWFAVKEAAFPALVGLFVLGSAFTKRPFIETLFLNPSIMKVDLLEDRLKEHGKQVEFHDHMRKATIWLSLSFAFSAVCNFVLARRIFINIDSNLSSEAQSLVLNDQIAEMTTWSMAIIMVPSIIFLLGIFWYLMRGIKEFSGLSTEELIKES
- a CDS encoding ABC transporter ATP-binding protein, encoding MSDIILDAKNIKKHFPIRKGLLLREVASVKAVDDVSLYVRKGETLGLVGESGCGKSTLGRTLIRLYEPTGGAISFDGQDFLTLKGEALRKKRKNMQMIFQDPYASLDPRMTVGQIIRQPMDIHDVGTPAERNARVLELIELVGLRKAHVNRYPHEFSGGQRQRISIARAIALNPELIICDEPVSALDVSIQAQILNLLKDLQEKLNLTYIFISHDLSVIEHTCDRIAVMYLGKIVEIASRDELFSNPKHPYTQALISAIPRVGHGKKVMKKSLGGEVPSPINPPSGCTFHPRCPHKMDVCASQIPVLEGEGTHQKACWLTTAK
- the mutM gene encoding bifunctional DNA-formamidopyrimidine glycosylase/DNA-(apurinic or apyrimidinic site) lyase; translation: MPELPEVEVVRRGLEKILKDEPVLEKIELKRPDLREPIPAKKLSTLVGEKLLSVERRAKYLLLWTKKGAMLSHLGMTGTWRVAPPGDERLHDHIYLHFSGNLRLAYRDPRRFGYFDFVQNPLEHPKLKGLGPEPLTKNFSGKELWESLRGKEVAIKVAIMDQKIVVGVGNIYASEALFAAGIKPTLSAQKLSRERADVLAKEIKKILSRSIELGGSSISDFAQASGESGYFQSTFRVYDRAKQPCVTCGQQVKSKVLGGRNTFWCSTCQK
- a CDS encoding Fpg/Nei family DNA glycosylase; this encodes MPELAEVETVRRRIEEQLKKKKIKEITLDKSDRHFFAFAPVKEVEKALVGARITGAGRKGKYFWIELDRKPWPLIHLGMSGNTTFLNPKIKGSSHEHTWGGAQLWKERDKKLIEKLWFSRLLLHLEGGVEMSIVDPRRFGRMWLTEDPWTHPRIKKLGYDPLLDFPSVKVLSEKLKKRKKAIKAVLLDQSLFAGIGNWLADEILYQSRISPHHLASQLTPAQIKKLHQQTLAVVKKAVAVDADYERYPKTWLFHERWGKAKNAKTSKGKIMHEEVGGRTTAWVPGWQK
- a CDS encoding ABC transporter ATP-binding protein; protein product: MQTPVLEVKNLETTFHTNAGPVRAVNNISYSIQKGQTLGIVGESGSGKSVTSYSLMRLIEKPGQVSGGQVLLNGRDLLKLSEGAMSEVRGGEMAMIFQEPMTALNPVLTIGYQMDEQIMKHKKCSPKESKERAIEMLRLVGIPSPEERYTAYPHQLSGGMRQRAMIAMALSCDPTFLIADEPTTALDVTIQAQILELIQTLQAKFNMTVQFITHDLGVISEISDRVLVMYGGQTCEQSETQELFLNPRHPYTAALISSRPKFGERVKRLNTIEGSVPAPFDLPRGCPFVNRCTRAKGECTANKPPLVEIKPGHNVACFNPL